GGGTGGTCCGGCTGCACGTCCACCAGCGTCTGGAGCACCAGCGCCGTGGTGCGCGTGTCGGAGGACCAAAGCGGCGCGTACGTCTTCGGGTCCGTCTCCTGGAAGTGCACGCCCGCCGCGGTCTCCTGGGCCGTGTTGAGCAGCTCCTGGAGCATCTTCTGGCCCTGCGCGCGGTTGCCCTTCCCCACGAAGATGGCGTCCGTCAGCATCGCCCGCGCGAAGAGCGGCAGCTTCTCCCGCTGCTCGAACAGCTCGTTGTAGTACGACGGCCGAGGCGACCCCATGCGCGCCAGCGTGTAGAGCGCGAAGGCCCGCGTCTCCAGCCCCAGCGAGCTGCAGCCGTAGGCGCACTGCGAGCACACGCCCGCCGCCACCTTGTCCGCCAGGAACTTCCTCGCCTTGTCGAGCACGGCCGTGTCCACCGGGTAGCCCACCTCCTTCGCGCGCGCCAACGCCAGCGTCGCGTACGCGGACGCATACGGCGACGAGCAGTCGCTGGAGGCCCAGAAGCGGAAGCCGCCGTCGTGGTTCTGGAGCGCTTGAATCTTGCGCACCGTCGCCGTCACCACCGTGTCCGGATCCAGCGAGCCCTGCGTCTTCAGCGCGTCCTCGCTGAGGAAGCCGCGCACGAACGCCTGCTTCTGCTCCTCCGAGCCGCCGGTCCACGCCACCCCGAACTTGCCGGACAGCTCGCGCAGCGCCACGAACGGCACCAGCCGCGACGACATCTGCTCCAGGCAGCCGTAGGGGTAGTCCACCAGCTGGTTCATCGACTCGTCGAACCCGCCCATCACCGTGGAGGACATCGTCAGCGTGAGGCCGCCCATGCCCGGACGCACGCCGCCCGGCGGCTGGAGCCCCTCCACGCGCTCGCTGGTCGTGTCGCCGTAGACCGCGACCGCCTCCATGCCCACGGGCAGCTGCACGGGGATCTTCTGCTCCACCCCGTCCGTCTCCCCACCGCCCGCGACGGAGAAGCGCAGCACCGCGGTGCCCGGCTGCTCGGCCACGAAGGTGAAGCGCACCTCGCGGGCCTTGCCATCCAACTGCACCGTCTTCTCCGAGGGCCCCTCCACGCGCACGCCCGTGAGCTGCGCGGTGACCTTGGCCTCCTTGATGGCCGGGTTGGTGGTGTGGATGACCACGCCCGCCTCCGCCTTGTCACCCACGCGCACCAGCCGGGGCAGCGCCGGCAGCGCCAGCAGCGGCTTGGCCACCTGCACCTTGCTCTCGCCCACGCCGAAGCGGTCCGCGTCCGTCACGGCGACGGCCATGATGCGGAAGGTGGTCAGGTTGTCCGGCAGCGTGAACTCCACCTTCGCCTGGCCCTGCTCGTCCGTCTCCACTGTCTGGAACACCGCCGTCGTCTTGAAGTTGGACCGGATGCCGGAGCCCGTCGCGTCGGAGCCGCCGGAGCCGCCCGGCCTCGAGCCCTTCTCGCCGTACAGCTTGCGCAGCACCAGGTGGATGAGCGGCTCGCCGATGCGCACCGACAGGCCGCGCTCCTGGAACATCGCGTCCAGCGGATCCGGCGCCTTGTAGCCCGTCAGCCGCAGCACGCCCTCGTCCACGGCCCACAGCGTCACCTCGGACTTCGTGCCCTTGCCCGCCGCGTCCTTCACCGCGACGTCCACCGTCACCTTGTCGCGCGGGCGCTTCTCCTGCGCGTCCGGCGTCAGCGCCACGGACAGGCGCTTGGACTTCTTCTCCACGCGCAGCTGGGTGTAGCCCACGCGCACCGCGGGGCGGCCCGGGTCGTCACCGGACTCGATGCCCTTGGCCGCCTCCACGCGGCCGCGCACCAGCACCACGCCCACGAAGACGTTGGGGATGGCGCCCTCGCCCAGCGGCACGTCCAGCGCGGTGGCGCTGCCCTTGAGCTTCACGCGGCGCACGCTGAGCACGCCCTCGCGCTCCACCGTGAGGATGGCGTCCGCCTGCGGGTACGGGCTCTTCACGAGAATCTTCGCGGTGTCACCCACGTCGTACAGCTGCTTGTCCGCCACCAGGTCGATGCGGTCCGTGTCGTTGCGCTGCCACGACACCCAGCCGGAGCCGGTGACGTACAGCGAGTCGCGCGTCGTCGCCTTGCGGCCCTTCGCGTCCGTGGCCACCGCCTCCATCACGTACAGGCCGGGCTCCGCGGGGGTGAACTTGCACGGCTGCGGCGTCGCCGCGCTCTTCACCGAGCACTTCGCCGCCTCCGTCTCCACCGGCTCCGTGACGGTGAACCACTGGCCGCCTTCGCCCTTCTTGCGGATGGACTTCCACTCGCGGCGCTTGATGTTCACGTCCACCGCGACGCCGTCCTGGCGCTTGCCCTCGGGCGAGACGGCAACGAGCTCCAGGCCCACCTCCTTGCCCGCTTCCGCGAAGCCGGTGGAGAGCAGGCGCAGGCCCGCGTAGACATCCGCGGGGTGCACGATGATGAGGTTGCGGTTGGCCACGCGCTGGCGGTTGACGTCCTCCACCTCCGCCTCCAGCGTGTACTCCCACGTCTTGCCGCCGGGCGCGTCCGCGTTGCCCAGCGCGAGCGCCAGCTGGCCCTGCGCGTCCGTGCGGCCGTCACCGGAGCCGAACGACTCAGCGCTGTGCTCCGGCTGATCATCGTCCCACCACCAGGTGTTGACGCCGAAGGTGAAGGCCTCGTTGCCCGGGGGCGTGAAGAAGGAGCTCGCGCGCTGCACGTTCCAGCGCACCTGCGCGTCGCCCATGGCGCCGCCGAACAGGTAGCGCGCGTCCACGCGGGCGGTGAGCGGCTCGCCGGCCGCGACGTCCTTCTTCGGCACCGTCACGTCCACGCGGAACTGCGGCGCGCGGTACTCCTCCACGCGGAAGGTGCCGCCGTAGCTCAGCGTCTCGCCGCCGACCTTCAGCTGCGCGGCCACGTCGTAGTAGCCGAGCGGCAGGTCCTTGCCCAGCTTGAGGTCCGCGCGGAAGGTGCCGTACTTCGTGACGGCGGCCTCCGTCTGGAAGACCTTCTCGCCGCGCGAGCTCGTGACGGTCACCTGCGCCTTCGTGTTCGCGGGCGGCGCCTTGAGCACGCCCAGGCGGCGGTAGCGCGCCACGCCCTTGAGCATCACGTCGTCACCGGGGCGGTAGATGCCGCGGTCCGCGAACACGAAGCCCAGGCTGTCCGCGACGCGGCCCTCCCACGCGCTCTGCAGCGAGAACGCGCCGGGCGACATGCCGCCCTCCCAGGTCGACAGCGTCACGCCGATGTCCGTGTCCTTCACCGCGGACACCATGGCCCAGGGCGTGTTCCAGGCGGATTCGTTCTTGGGCTTGAGCAGCTCCGACAGGCCCGGCACCTTCGCCAGGCCGTTGGCGTCCGTCGTGCCCGTCCAGTGCTCCGTGCCCTGCTTGTCCCAGAGCGTCAGCTGCGCGTCCGGCACCGGGGCGCCCGTCGCCAGCGACGTCACCCACACCACGCCGGAGGCGGCGCCCAGCTTCGCGTGCACCGCCAGGTCCGTCACCTGGCCAATCACGCGGCGCGGGTACTTCTGCTTGAGCGACGGCGCATCCAGCCGCGTCAGGAACAGGCCCGTCTTCGCCCCGTTGAACGCCGGGCGCAGGTCGAGCGGCGAGGTGCGCTCCACGTTGCGCGCGGACTTCGTGTCCAGCGTCGTGCGGTACGGCTCCGAGGCCGGCCACTCGTTGGTGTCGATGAGCCGCGCGAGCTCGGAGGGAGACAGCGACCAGATCTCCGCCTGCACTTCAGGGACGTTGGTGGTCACCATGGGGATGGAGCCGTCACCGGACGCCTCCACCAGCGCCTCGCGCGAGCCGGAGTCGAAGGACGGCTCCACGTCCGACAGCTTCACCTGGCCCTGGAAGGCCGGGCCCGTCTGGCCGAAGAGGTCCTTGTACCCTTCCGCGACCTTGATCTTGTACGTGGTGCCGGGGCGGTAGCGGCCGGGCAGCGACACGTAGGGGCTCTTCAGCTCCGCGCCCGACCACGGCAGCTGCGTCTGTACGCGCTCCCAGTCGATCTCCGCCTTCGGCTCCAGCGTCACCTTGCCCTTGAGCGAGGCGGCGTCCAGCTCGTTGGACGTGAAGAGGATGAGCGGGCCGTAGGAGCACTGCTCCTCGCCCCAGGTGAAGACGCACGCGCCCGCGGACTCCACCTTGAGCGCGCCGTAGGTGGCGTAGGGGTAGCGCACCGCCTCGCCCATGGGCAGCGGGCCCTCCGTGCCCGTCAGCTCCCCGTCCAGCACCAGGGTGAACTGCGTCCCCGAGGGCAGCTTCTGCGCGGGCTTCAGCTCGTACTTGACGCGCCGGTCCTGGGAGCGGCGCTGCGGGCCGCTGCCCACCTGGACCTCCTTCACGTCCGCGAGCGGCGTCGTCTTCACCAGCGTGAGCGGCACGGGCGCGCCGGTCGCGGGCTCCAGGCGCGCGTGCTGCGCCAGGTCCTTCACGGCCTGGTTGAAGGTCAGCGTGAAGACCTGCTCCGGCTGCAGCCAGCGGAACTCGGACTCCGGCTGCGCGGTCTGGAGCGAGGGGCGCGGCGTCTCGAACTGGAAGCTGTACGGCTGCGCCAGCGCGGTGCCGTCCATGGCCTTGAGGCCCGCGGGCACCGTCACCGTGTACTGCGTGCCCATCTTCACGGACCCGCTCGGCACGAACTCCACGCTCGCGGAGCCCAGCCAGCGCCACTCGCCTTCCAGCGCGGGGGTGATGGTCGCGGGGGCCGCCAGGCCACGCTCCGCGGCCACCGAGCCCAGGGCGATCATCGGCTTGGTGAAGGTGAGGGTCGGCCGGGCGTTGCCGTAGACCTGTCCGGTCGGCCGGGCGGCCGCGATGGAGAGCGGTCCCTGCGAAGCCGCGTCCTCGGGGTCGATCTTCAGCGCGGGAGGCTCGGGCAGCGGCTCGACGGCGAGGCCAGGGGACTTCGAGGACGGAGCCGGCGCGGTGCCGGTCTCCTGGGGGCCGCCCTTCGAGTCCTTGTCGCCGCATGAACACGCGGTGACGACGACGAGGCAGAGGGCGAGCAGAGAGAGTCTGCGCATGGTGGGGCTCACGGAGTTCCAGGGCGGGCACTCGTGACTGTCCCCCCTGAAAAATGACGCGAGCACCGTACCACGGGGCCCCCCGCCCCGCTGTCACTCCCGCGTCATCCGGGGAGGCGCGGATCCGCGCCTCGGATTCCGAGTGTTTGAGAGTGGCGGCCCGGGCCTGGAACGCGCCCGTGACGCGGACGGGCATCCAGCACCGGAGGGCCGTCCGCGAGCACGGAGGCGGGGGCGAAGGCCCGGGCGACGGACACGACGCAGCCGCCCAGCAGCTTGCGCAGGTGGGACTTCGGACGGCGATGGGGGGATGCCATGGGTGCCTCCGGCCGGATGGGGAGACACCAAGGTGGAAGGGGCGCGGCGGCCGGGCCATCGCACCGGTGCGCAGCGCCCCTTCGTTCAGCGGACAGTGGCGGGGCTTCAGCCTCCGCGCAGCAGCGTGGCGCCCGCGCCGAGCCCCAGCAGGAAGGCCACGATGACGAGCAGCATCACCCAGCGCACGGCGACGCCGGTGGCGCGCGGTGCCTGCTGACCGACGGTGGCGCGCGTGGGCGTGGATTCGTCTGGTACGAGGATGCGGACCTGGATGGCGGCAGTGCGCAGCACTTCGTCCACGTCGTTGAGGAACTTCTCGTACTCCTCCGGGACCAGCTCCAGCGGCGTGCCGTGCTGGAACTCGTAGCGCTTGGCCACGGCCTCGTGGTTGCGCAGCGAGGCTTGTCCCTTGGCCACGTCCACCCAGCCCGCGACGAGCGCGGGAGCGGTCCCCTTGCGGTCCACGAGCGAGATGGCCTGACGGGCCTGCTTGCCGCCCGCGGTGCTGGGGCCCTCGGGCTCGTCCACGCGGAGGATGCGGTGCGGGCTGCGGCCGTAGATCTTGTGTTGGAGTTCGGCCTTGAGGCGCTCCGCGAGCAGCGCGGAGTGGGTGGCGAACATCGTGCGCAGCTCGGGGGTCGCCTCCGACGACTGGCTCGCCGCCTGCGCGGACGGGAGTGGAGCGAAGATCATCGGCTCCGGCCGGCTGGCCTTGCGAGGAGGCTCGGAGGAGCTTCCGTCGAGTTCGGCACCACGGCCCGCGCGGATGAGCTCCGGCAGCTCGATGCTCTCCGCGCCGTCACGGCCCAGGCGGGCGATCTCTGGAAGGCCCTGCCCTTCCTCACGGCCACCGCCACGAGCGGACCCAGCGCCCCGGGAAGAGCGTGCGCTCTCCGGAAGGCCCTGGCCGTCATCGCGTGAACCACCGCGACCCGGGCGGATGATCTCCGGAAGGCCCTGGCCCTCTTCACGCGCGCCGCCACGAGCCGAGCGTGCGTTCTCCGGGAGGCCTTGGCCTTCACCGCGTGAAGGACGGACGATCTCCGGCAGGTCCTGCCCCTCTTCGCGGGTCACCGCGCGACCCGGACGCACAGCCTCCGGAGCGCCCTGCCCGTTCTCGCGGGCACCGCTACGCGAGCGCCCACCCTCTCCCGCACGCCCCGGCCTGCCTCCATCCCCGTCCCGCGACGGACGCGCGACGGTCGCCGGAGCAGCGAACTCAGCTTCGTCGTCCTCCTCCCACGCGCCCGGTCCCGGGGGAGGCGGCAAAGGCGACAGCCCTTCCACGCGGGTCTCCTCGACCAGGTCATCGTCGGGAACAGGAGGCGGCGTCATCCGCGTCTCCAGGCCCGTGAACTCAGGTGCGCGCGGGGCCGCGCTCGTGGGGGGCGCGGCCCGCGACTGGTTGCCCCAGGACTTCCGGCCGGGAGCCGCAGCGGAGGAACGGGCCGCCTCCGCGGCGTCGCGCTGCACCGAGGCCGGCACCTGCGTCTGCTCGGTGCGGACCTCGTCCGTCTCGTCCAGGTCGTCGTCCAACGGCGCGACCCGGGTCTCGTCGATCCGATCCGGCTCGTCGTTCCTGCGGTGCCCCTTGGCCATGTGCGCGACCTCTCGCGCCGGACCATAGCGCGTCACCCGACCGCGGGGGATGAGCCGTGCACGGTCAGTATTTCGGCCAGTCCGGGCAGACCGTCTCGATGGAGCCCCCGAGCCACGACGCATACGCCGCGTCATCCGCGATGGTGTACGGCTTGCGATAGGTCCGCTCGAAATATTCCGCCCAGTGCGGCTGTGAACCATCCAGGTCCGTGAAGCCGTACTCGCGCGCCAGGGTCCACGAGGCGACCACGCGCCCCGCCCTGCGGTGGACCTCCGGATCCGCCGCGAGCGCCGCCACCCCGCGGCCCACGTACGACGGCGTCTCCGACGCGATGAAGTCCGGAACCGCCTTCACCGCGTCGCGCCAGTTCGCCTCCTTCACCCCGAAGCCGTCCAGCATCTCCTCCGAGCGCAGGAACCCCGGTGTCACCGCCAGCGCCGTGATGTTCGTGCGGCGCAGGTCGCGCGACATCGCGAACGCCAGCCGGATGACCGCCATCTTCGTCACGTCGTACGCGACGGCGCCCCGGTACCCGAACGAGTCCCCATCCGTCACCTCCACGATGAGCCCCCGGTCGCGCTCCAGCATCAACGGCACCGCGTAGCGGCTCGTGACGATGTGCGTGCCCACGGCGCGGTCGAACATCAGCCGCGCCTTCGCCGGAGACTGCTTCCAGAACGGCAGCCCCAGTTCGTGCAGCGTCTCCCCGCCCCAGATGTCGTTGACCAGCACATCCAGCTTCCCCGCCTCCGCGCGGATGCGCTGACACAGCGCCTCCACCTCCTCCTCCACGGAGTGGTCCACCCGCACCGCGATGCCCTTCCCGCCCAGCGCGGTCACCTGCTCCGCCGTCTCTTCAATCGTCTCCGGCCGCGACGCTCCGCTCGCAAGCCCACCCCGCACGCTGCGCCCGGTGCAGTACACCGTGGCCCCCGCGGCCCCCAGCATCGTCGCGATTCCCCGGCCCGCGCCCCGCGTCGCTCCCGCGACCAGGGCCACCTGTCCTTCGAGTGGCTTCATGTCCGTGCTCCCCTTTCACGCGCCACCATGCATCCCCAATC
The sequence above is drawn from the Corallococcus sp. NCRR genome and encodes:
- a CDS encoding Ig-like domain-containing alpha-2-macroglobulin family protein, coding for MRRLSLLALCLVVVTACSCGDKDSKGGPQETGTAPAPSSKSPGLAVEPLPEPPALKIDPEDAASQGPLSIAAARPTGQVYGNARPTLTFTKPMIALGSVAAERGLAAPATITPALEGEWRWLGSASVEFVPSGSVKMGTQYTVTVPAGLKAMDGTALAQPYSFQFETPRPSLQTAQPESEFRWLQPEQVFTLTFNQAVKDLAQHARLEPATGAPVPLTLVKTTPLADVKEVQVGSGPQRRSQDRRVKYELKPAQKLPSGTQFTLVLDGELTGTEGPLPMGEAVRYPYATYGALKVESAGACVFTWGEEQCSYGPLILFTSNELDAASLKGKVTLEPKAEIDWERVQTQLPWSGAELKSPYVSLPGRYRPGTTYKIKVAEGYKDLFGQTGPAFQGQVKLSDVEPSFDSGSREALVEASGDGSIPMVTTNVPEVQAEIWSLSPSELARLIDTNEWPASEPYRTTLDTKSARNVERTSPLDLRPAFNGAKTGLFLTRLDAPSLKQKYPRRVIGQVTDLAVHAKLGAASGVVWVTSLATGAPVPDAQLTLWDKQGTEHWTGTTDANGLAKVPGLSELLKPKNESAWNTPWAMVSAVKDTDIGVTLSTWEGGMSPGAFSLQSAWEGRVADSLGFVFADRGIYRPGDDVMLKGVARYRRLGVLKAPPANTKAQVTVTSSRGEKVFQTEAAVTKYGTFRADLKLGKDLPLGYYDVAAQLKVGGETLSYGGTFRVEEYRAPQFRVDVTVPKKDVAAGEPLTARVDARYLFGGAMGDAQVRWNVQRASSFFTPPGNEAFTFGVNTWWWDDDQPEHSAESFGSGDGRTDAQGQLALALGNADAPGGKTWEYTLEAEVEDVNRQRVANRNLIIVHPADVYAGLRLLSTGFAEAGKEVGLELVAVSPEGKRQDGVAVDVNIKRREWKSIRKKGEGGQWFTVTEPVETEAAKCSVKSAATPQPCKFTPAEPGLYVMEAVATDAKGRKATTRDSLYVTGSGWVSWQRNDTDRIDLVADKQLYDVGDTAKILVKSPYPQADAILTVEREGVLSVRRVKLKGSATALDVPLGEGAIPNVFVGVVLVRGRVEAAKGIESGDDPGRPAVRVGYTQLRVEKKSKRLSVALTPDAQEKRPRDKVTVDVAVKDAAGKGTKSEVTLWAVDEGVLRLTGYKAPDPLDAMFQERGLSVRIGEPLIHLVLRKLYGEKGSRPGGSGGSDATGSGIRSNFKTTAVFQTVETDEQGQAKVEFTLPDNLTTFRIMAVAVTDADRFGVGESKVQVAKPLLALPALPRLVRVGDKAEAGVVIHTTNPAIKEAKVTAQLTGVRVEGPSEKTVQLDGKAREVRFTFVAEQPGTAVLRFSVAGGGETDGVEQKIPVQLPVGMEAVAVYGDTTSERVEGLQPPGGVRPGMGGLTLTMSSTVMGGFDESMNQLVDYPYGCLEQMSSRLVPFVALRELSGKFGVAWTGGSEEQKQAFVRGFLSEDALKTQGSLDPDTVVTATVRKIQALQNHDGGFRFWASSDCSSPYASAYATLALARAKEVGYPVDTAVLDKARKFLADKVAAGVCSQCAYGCSSLGLETRAFALYTLARMGSPRPSYYNELFEQREKLPLFARAMLTDAIFVGKGNRAQGQKMLQELLNTAQETAAGVHFQETDPKTYAPLWSSDTRTTALVLQTLVDVQPDHPYVSKMGRYLASAREGDGRFRNTQEAAFTLMALSEVVRRKETAAPSFEAVVKLGGQVIASADFKGRDMGVKTVQVPVEKLGPAGKAQPFTFGVNGTGNLYYGALLRYAPAQLPVDPLDRGIIVQRWFEPYTGGGQAKAARAGELVRVRVRVATPMRRNFVAVDVPLPAGLEPVDTSLASTASLPGPAGSGQEEGPGEGYEYESEEDLSETDEGNNVWATRFWSPFNHTEMRDDRVVFFADELPPGVHVATFVARATTPGDFLLKPAHAEEMYAPEVFGRSEGGRFPVLMPDEVASK
- a CDS encoding SDR family oxidoreductase; the protein is MKPLEGQVALVAGATRGAGRGIATMLGAAGATVYCTGRSVRGGLASGASRPETIEETAEQVTALGGKGIAVRVDHSVEEEVEALCQRIRAEAGKLDVLVNDIWGGETLHELGLPFWKQSPAKARLMFDRAVGTHIVTSRYAVPLMLERDRGLIVEVTDGDSFGYRGAVAYDVTKMAVIRLAFAMSRDLRRTNITALAVTPGFLRSEEMLDGFGVKEANWRDAVKAVPDFIASETPSYVGRGVAALAADPEVHRRAGRVVASWTLAREYGFTDLDGSQPHWAEYFERTYRKPYTIADDAAYASWLGGSIETVCPDWPKY